In Drosophila nasuta strain 15112-1781.00 chromosome 2R, ASM2355853v1, whole genome shotgun sequence, a single genomic region encodes these proteins:
- the LOC132786603 gene encoding mitogen-activated protein kinase p38a-like, with product MAAQQFYKLDINRTEWEVPEMYQQLQVVGSGAYGQVCKANVKGTNMHVAIKKLSRPFQSTVHAKRTYRELTLLKHMDHENVIGLLDIFHPPHPANATLEEFQHVYLVTHLMDADLNNIIKMQNLSDDHVQFLVYQVLRGLKYIHSAGIIHRDLKPSNIAVNEDCELRILDFGLARPTENEMTGYVATRWYRAPEIMLNWMHYSQTVDIWSVGCIMAELITRRTLFPGTDHIHQLNLIMEMLGTPPDDFMKKISSENARNYILSLPPMKRTNFSDFFAGANPLAVDLLEKMLELDADKRITAEQALAHPYLQKYSDPSDERTSPLYDQSFEDMNLSVEKWKEYIYKEVVNFKPPPSYAEVLQSIK from the coding sequence ATGGCAGCGcaacaattttacaaattgGACATCAATCGCACGGAATGGGAAGTGCCGGAAATGTACCAACAATTGCAGGTCGTGGGATCGGGAGCCTATGGTCAGGTGTGCAAGGCTAACGTCAAGGGAACCAACATGCATGTGGCCATCAAGAAGCTTTCCCGTCCCTTCCAGTCGACGGTGCATGCGAAGCGCACGTATCGCGAACTTACTTTGCTCAAGCACATGGATCATGAGAATGTTATTGGACTGTTGGACATCTTTCATCCACCACATCCAGCGAATGCTACGCTGGAGGAGTTCCAGCATGTCTACCTTGTCACCCATCTCATGGACGCTGATCTCAATAACATTATCAAGATGCAAAACCTCTCCGATGATCATGTCCAGTTCCTGGTCTATCAGGTTCTTCGGGGTCTTAAGTATATACACAGTGCTGGAATCATTCACCGTGATCTGAAGCCATCGAACATTGCCGTCAATGAAGATTGCGAGTTGCGCATTCTGGACTTCGGTTTGGCGCGGCCCACAGAGAATGAAATGACGGGTTATGTGGCCACCCGATGGTATCGTGCTCCTGAGATCATGCTCAACTGGATGCACTACAGCCAGACTGTGGATATTTGGTCGGTGGGTTGCATCATGGCCGAGTTGATAACTAGGAGAACACTCTTCCCTGGTACCGATCACATACATCAGCTAAATTTGATCATGGAAATGCTGGGCACTCCGCCGGATGATTTCATGAAGAAGATCTCCTCGGAGAATGCTCGCAACTATATCCTCTCCCTGCCCCCCATGAAACGCACCAATTTCAGCGACTTCTTTGCCGGTGCCAATCCTTTGGCTGTGGATCTGCTGGAGAAGATGTTGGAACTGGATGCGGATAAACGTATTACGGCGGAACAGGCTTTGGCGCATCCGTATTTGCAAAAGTATTCCGATCCCAGCGATGAACGCACTTCTCCGCTCTACGATCAGAGCTTCGAGGACATGAACTTATCGGTGGAAAAGTGGAAGGAGTACATCTATAAGGAAGTCGTCAACTTTAAACCGCCTCCCTCGTATGCCGAAGTCTTGCAGAGCATTAAGTAA
- the LOC132785412 gene encoding LOW QUALITY PROTEIN: anosmin-1 (The sequence of the model RefSeq protein was modified relative to this genomic sequence to represent the inferred CDS: deleted 1 base in 1 codon), with protein sequence MLIMLALCLTLSLMLAMASHHGSIVHSMHHQQRQRHDTTDIKDKIIELQCLARCENITSLSHHIQLHPQRCLEQCRLELLRAPRVGSCPSSKHLMRQAPLSCLDNCAHDHDCIEVHKCCASSCGPVCVEALGVRNATQLPPIPKILRYKLPRSHKVELTIESSLLPYYFHVEVRSHIGRLFAPRKLGVWQSQQVEKILETTNGRSKFMDISFNIRPGRWYQVRVAAVNAQGFRGYSQPSHAFTLASHPKPPKAPNDLKIVGKHYDGRNYMSVKLMWCPSKSNLPVEKYKITWALYVRTEDGSLVEDEAYVKDTHQFEIKKLQANSSYYIQVQAMSISGSRRLKSEKKALLYNTTLQAPVDPLGSLQCSNLRHRHHHQSSSQFSEISSTPTIYELGLGRSTTSAAELNSASFHYDVRFRLNRKFGMIVQILGFQPHKEKVYELCPQETNCEQREFSAIRVKKDSLEFSKLKYNTTYVLKALRPSPNSVLDETRNAFTFTTPKCDNFRKRFPKMQIRCSDQS encoded by the exons ATGCTGATCATGCTGGCGCTGTGCCTGACGCTCTCCCTGATGCTCGCCATGGCCAGTCACCATGGCTCCATAGTCCACTCGATGCATCATCAACAACGCCAGCGACACGACACCACCGACATCAAGGACAAGATCATTGAGCTCCAGTGCTTGGCCCGTTGTGAGAACATCACCAGTCTATCCCATCACATTCAACTGCATCCGCAGCGATGTTTGGAGCAGTGTCGCCTGGAACTATTGCGTGCTCCACGCGTTGGCAGTTGTCCTAGCAGCAAGCATCTGATGCGCCAAGCTCCACTCTCCTGCCTCGACAATTGTGCCCACGATCACGACTGCATCGAGGTGCACAAGTGCTGTGCCTCCAGCTGCGGTCCCGTTTGTGTTGAGGCTCTGGGAGTGCGAAATGCAACCCAACTGCCGCCCATCCCGAAGATCCTGCGCTACAAGCTGCCGCGCAGCCACAAGGTGGAGTTGACAATTGAGTCCTCACTGTTGCCCTATTACTTCCATGTCGAGGTGCGTTCCCACATCGGACGTCTGTTTGCCCCACGAAAACTGGGCGTCTGGCAGTCGCAGCAGGTCGAGAAGATACTGGAGACGACCAACGGACGCAGCAAATT CATGGACATCTCATTCAACATACGTCCGGGTCGCTGGTATCAGGTGCGTGTAGCGGCTGTGAATGCTCAGGGATTCCGCGGTTACTCGCAACCCTCGCACGCTTTTACCTTGGCAAGCC ATCCTAAGCCACCTAAGGCGCCTAATGACCTGAAGATTGTGGGCAAGCATTATGATGGTCGCAATTATATGAGTGTGAAGCTCATGTGGTGTCCCTCCAAGTCTAACCTCCCAGTAGAGAAATACAAGATCACCTGGGCGCTTTACGTACGTACCGAGGACGGTTCCCTCGTCGAGGACGAAGCCTACGTCAAGGAT ACACATCAATTCGAGATCAAGAAACTGCAGGCCAACTCCTCGTATTACATCCAGGTGCAGGCCATGTCCATCAGCGGCTCACGACGCCTCAAGTCCGAGAAGAAGGCGCTGCTGTACAACACAACGCTGCAGGCGCCAGTCGATCCACTGGGTTCGCTGCAGTGCAGCAACCTGCGCCACAGACACCACCACCAGTCGAGCAGCCAGTTCAGCGAGATCAGCTCCACTCCAACGATCTATGAGCTGGGGCTGGGACGAAGCACAACGTCCGCTGCAGAGCTGAACTCGGCGTCATTTCACTATGATGTACGTTTCCGTTTGAACCGGAAATTCGGCATGATTGTGCAGATTTTGGGCTTTCAGCCACACAAGGAGAA AGTCTACGAATTATGCCCCCAAGAAACGAATTGCGAACAACGCGAGTTCAGCGCGATTCGCGTTAAA AAAGATTCGCTGGAGTTTAGCAAATTGAAGTATAACACAACTTACGTGCTGAAGGCGTTACGTCCGAGTCCGAACTCCGTGTTG GATGAGACAAGGAATGCGTTCACATTCACAACACCCAAGTGCGACAATTTCCGTAAGCGTTTTCCTAAAATGCAAATCAGATGCAGCGATCAGTCCTAG
- the LOC132784672 gene encoding uncharacterized protein LOC132784672, translating into MTSQLLPGNIVFGGPIPVRVAQDYRSLGQYVLEKYKSFGDQTVMIDAVTGTEYSAKFMYDSIVRLAQILQKLGVKQNDVIGLSSENSVGFAIAMFAGFAVGATVAPLNVTYSDREVDHAINLSKPKVIFASKITVDRVAKVAKNNKFVKAIIALSGNSTNHPNVQLFTDLMNNDKFKTTPDFTSPTANKAEDVSLIVCSSGTTGLPKGVQLTQSNLLATLDSQIQPTMMPLSEITLLTVIPWFHAFGCLTLITTATMGTRLVYLPKFEENLFLSAIEKYRVMMAFMVPPLMVFLAKHPIVDKYDLSSLMVLLCGAAPLSRETEDQIKERIGVPFIRQGYGLSESTLSVLVQTDDFCKPGSVGVLKVGIYAKVIDPDTGKLLGPNERGELCFKGDGIMKGYIGDTKSTQTAIKDGWLHTGDIGYYDNEFEFFIVDRIKELIKYKGFQVPPAEIEALLLTNDKIKDAAVIGRPDEEAGELPMAFVVKQANVQLSEDDVITFVHERASPAKRIRGGVIFVEEIPKNPSGKILRRVLREMLKKPKSKL; encoded by the exons atgactTCGCAACTGCTGCCTGGCAACATTGTTTTCGGTGGCCCAATCCCAGTGAGAGTTGCCCAGGATTATCGTTCCCTTGGCCAATATGTGCTCGAGAAATACAAGAGCTTTGGCGACCAAACGGTCATGATTGATGCCGTCACCGGCACCGAATACAGTGCCAAATTCATGTACGATTCCATTGTACGCCTCGCCCAAATCCTCCAGAAACTGGGCGTCAAGCAGAACGATGTCATCGGACTGTCCAGTGAGAACAGCGTTGGCTTTGCCATTGCCATGTTTGCGGGCTTCGCTGTGGGCGCCACTGTGGCTCCCTTGAATGTCACCTACTCGGATCGTGAGGTGGATCATGCCATCAATCTGTCGAAGCCAAAGGTCATCTTTGCCTCCAAGATCACCGTGGATCGTGTGGCCAAGGTtgccaagaacaacaagttTGTCAAGGCCATTATTGCTCTGAGCGGCAACTCCACAAATCATCCCAATGTGCAATTGTTCACGGATCTGATGAACAACGATAAGTTCAAGACGACCCCGGACTTTACCTCACCAACGGCCAACAAAGCGGAAGATGTGTCGCTCATTGTGTGCTCCTCGGGCACCACAGGACTGCCCAAAGGTGTGCAGCTGACGCAGTCCAATCTGCTGGCCACCCTCGACTCGCAAAT TCAACCCACCATGATGCCGCTCAGTGAGATTACGCTGCTGACCGTGATCCCCTGGTTCCATGCCTTTGGCTGCCTAACGCTCATCACCACCGCAACAATGGGCACACGTCTCGTCTACTTGCCCAAGTTCGAGGAGAATCTCTTTCTCTCCGCCATCGAG AAATATCGCGTCATGATGGCTTTCATGGTGCCACCACTGATGGTCTTCCTGGCCAAGCATCCCATTGTGGACAAGTACGATCTGTCCTCGCTCATGGTGCTCCTTTGTGGCGCTGCGCCGCTCAGTCGCGAGACCGAGGATCAGATCAAAGAGCGCATTGGCGTGCCTTTCATTCGTCAGGGTTACGGCTTGAGCGAGTCCACATTGAGTGTGCTGGTGCAGACTGATGACTTCTGCAAGCCAGGCAGCGTAGGCGTCCTCAAAGTGGGCATCTATGCCAAGGTTATCGATCCCGATACGGGCAAGCTGCTGGGTCCCAACGAGCGTGGCGAGCTGTGCTTCAAGGGCGATGGCATCATGAAGGGCTACATTGGCGACACAAAGTCCACGCAGACTGCCATCAAGGATGGCTGGCTGCACACTGGTGACATTGGCTACTACGACAATGAGTTTGAGTTCTTCATTGTGGATCGCATCAAGGAACTGATCAAGTACAAGGGCTTCCAGGTGCCCCCGGCAGAAATCGAGGCTCTGTTGCTGACCAACGATAAGATTAAAGATGCTGCCGTCATCGGACGACCGGATGAAGAGGCTGGCGAGTTGCCCATGGCGTTTGTGGTGAAGCAGGCGAATGTCCAGCTCAGCGAGGACGATGTCATCACCTTCGTTCATGAGCGTGCCTCGCCAGCGAAGCGTATTCGTGGTGGCGTCATCTTTGTCGAAGAGATTCCCAAGAATCCCAGTGGAAAGATACTGAGACGCGTGTTGCGCGAAATGCTGAAGAAGCCAAAGTCCAAACTATAA
- the LOC132785413 gene encoding serine--tRNA synthetase-like protein Slimp, protein MLGLRRLAKTCLSSNKRQISALYITGDKANENYVTLQPYLDFAGTFRDRPALEQSIASRGLGIELEKVLAKFAKYQTHHEQLQRLDEEREAISKELKTLSKSGAAAEQLETLRERGKALRNDVKALKQQLYPIEDDFIHDFLHLPNALHPHCPAAKQQKLIYRHGLPTSKPHFISHLEHKDLVHFIDNQRYYLMEQAAHFDVNAMQALASYLVSKGDFVQTSNPDFVRCVLLEANATPIGDYHQVKEEHLQNKLNVAYLTGGGAFESFLGAMTKLCIYPSVLPLRYVACGRSYNREEGLIYGPDSSLYTATQTNAVQSFVATLTAEEADAQMEQLLNLAINFYKALDVPFQLVYAPADSLTPAESLRASLEVYAPSLKRYVCVGRISNYGDFVSKRILFSSRREKHYDFLHLIGGPVLYTTRLLAALIELGIDLDKCKLLGRPNPQPMTQLEQDLQEFKDLF, encoded by the coding sequence ATGTTGGGCTTACGTCGCTTGGCCAAAACGTGTTTATCCTCGAATAAGCGCCAAATTTCCGCACTTTATATAACCGGCGATAAAGCCAACGAGAACTATGTGACGCTGCAGCCGTATTTAGACTTTGCCGGCACATTCCGCGATCGCCCCGCTTTGGAGCAAAGCATCGCCAGCCGTGGACTGGGTATTGAACTGGAAAAGGTGCTTGCCAAGTTCGCCAAGTATCAGACACATCacgagcagctgcagcgacTTGACGAGGAACGTGAAGCAATATCGAAAGAGCTGAAAACACTTTCAAAATCAGGGGCAGCCGCTGAGCAACTGGAAACGTTGAGGGAACGTGGCAAAGCGTTGCGCAACGATGTTAAAGCGCTCAAGCAGCAACTGTATCCCATTGAGGATGATTTTATCCATGACTTTTTGCATCTGCCCAATGCACTGCATCCACATTGTCCAGCTGCCAAGCAGCAGAAACTCATCTATAGACATGGTTTGCCAACGAGCAAACCACACTTTATTTCCCACTTGGAACACAAGGATCTGGTGCACTTCATCGACAACCAGCGGTACTATCTGATGGAGCAGGCGGCACACTTCGATGTCAATGCCATGCAGGCGTTGGCTTCCTATTTGGTGTCCAAGGGAGACTTTGTGCAGACCTCAAATCCGGACTTTGTGCGCTGTGTGCTGCTGGAGGCGAATGCCACGCCCATTGGGGATTACCATCAAGTCAAAGAGGAGCACTtgcaaaacaaacttaatGTGGCGTATCTAACAGGCGGAGGTGCCTTTGAGAGCTTCCTGGGCGCCATGACTAAACTCTGTATTTATCCTTCGGTTCTTCCGCTACGCTACGTCGCCTGTGGGCGCAGCTACAACCGGGAGGAGGGATTGATTTATGGTCCCGACAGCAGTCTTTATACAGCCACACAGACCAATGCTGTACAGAGCTTTGTGGCCACACTGACAGCAGAGGAAGCGGACGCCCAAATGGAACAGCTGCTCAATCTGGCCATTAACTTTTACAAAGCTCTCGATGTGCCCTTCCAGCTGGTTTACGCTCCAGCTGATAGCTTGACACCCGCGGAGAGTTTGCGTGCCAGTCTCGAGGTTTATGCTCCGTCCCTCAAGCGTTATGTGTGCGTTGGACGCATCAGCAACTACGGCGACTTTGTCTCGAAGCGCATTCTCTTCAGCTCACGGCGGGAAAAGCACTACGACTTTCTGCATCTCATTGGAGGACCTGTGTTGTATACCACCAGATTGCTAGCTGCCCTCATCGAACTGGGAATAGACCTTGATAAATGCAAACTGCTGGGTAGACCCAATCCTCAGCCCATGACACAGCTGGAACAGGATCTGCAGGAATTCAAAgatcttttttaa